From the genome of Nasonia vitripennis strain AsymCx chromosome 1, Nvit_psr_1.1, whole genome shotgun sequence, one region includes:
- the LOC107980527 gene encoding low-density lipoprotein receptor-related protein 4-like isoform X1 produces MYSIVKSKPNPCAKNNGGCEQLCLLSNSTSEGYSCACELGQKLKEDQKSCVGATDQGFLMYLQGDFIHGRVIDRLGIKDNDEPRFGEVIYPVFTPSFTVEKAKVRHFAHDVRERAVYFADDIAVWRVSLVDFRNSYYGYRISIANYA; encoded by the exons ATGTACTCTATCGTTAAATCCAAGCCAAATCCCTGTGCTAAGAATAACGGTGGGTGTGAACAGCTTTGTCTGTTGAGCAACAGCACTAGCGAGGGTTACAGCTGTGCTTGCGAACTGGGCCAGAAGTTGAAGGAAGACCAGAAAAGCTGCGTTGGAGCTACCGATCAGGGTTTCTTGATGTATTTGCAGGGCGATTTTATTCATGGAAGGGTGATTGATCGTCTTGG AATCAAGGATAACGACGAGCCGCGATTTGGTGAGGTGATCTACCCAGTATTTACTCCAAGTTTCACCGTGGAAAAGGCCAAAGTAAGACATTTTGCCCACGACGTTCGCGAGCGTGCAGTTTACTTTGCCGACGATATAGCTGTATGGAGAGTAAGCCTAGTCGATTTTAGAAACAGTTATTACGGGTATAGGATTTCAATTGCAAATTACGCCTAG
- the LOC107982063 gene encoding low-density lipoprotein receptor-related protein-like, whose translation MALKKCFLWGGALVVITVAISMTLYLVLPGSNDGAKGTENPGNGSHGSNETNGESNNGTENGGNASNEENESGGEDNIKAFPRTLVIKSGSCILTGMDVDNLSNRTFVHEDSSFGTGCQFDLYLRDSIFYNDHPESIKSTSDKYPEMAIPANYYTSGFKQSWYTLAVDFVNKKVYAISTQKSGEAYKLFVLDILKQHYAIVLTDLYAPTDLVLDPAVGLLFISQQSSILRASMDGSLPTTILNRPDLAPVVSLDSSTQRIYWATQSAIESVDYAGNDRRAVVKISTSPPTDLASIGNRIFWLTAVSASSNKKTLWTCQTKGLSGACDSAKDLQLADDYNVGQIKAYDFQELYSVVRTKSNPCRKDNGGCEQLCLLSNSSSEGYSCACELGQKLKEDQKSCTGTIGQGFLMYVQGLFFRSRMMDHLGIKDEESRFGEAIYPVDVFTGPLNKAKVIHFAHDVREHLAYYVDDEDVRELSLVEIRKKPFIIDSTSDSEIYIATDWVSKTIYFSMSSFEDWRRKNSLRVYPYGYFSNNRYYKSLASYNDQYRIRNVVVHPNRGYVFYILTELNSDTSRLVRINSDGSDKQDFLENRRVREIGLSIDFLEDRLCWFSEDGTKLEYVKIDGSIDSLRSIDISMVSAPQTMTFDKSFAYVSNWANVWRLDKATGASAERLKHVNPESREMLSGVSYHSPEAQPLIDNHPCAVNKGGCRRFCFAVPDSKEPVGLKKQCGCYDDETLQPDGRTCV comes from the exons ATGGCGCTGAAAAAGTGCTTTTTATGGGGCGGAGCTTTGGTTGTTATCACAGTCGCCATTTCCATGACGCTATATCTAGTCTTACCAG GATCTAACGATGGAGCCAAGGGTACTGAAAATCCCGGGAATGGAAGTCACGGAAGCAACGAAACTAATGGAG AATCTAACAATGGAACCGAGAATGGTGGAAATGCCAGTAATGAAGAGAACGAAAGCGGTGGCGAAGATAACATCAAGGCTTTTCCACGGACGTTAGTGATCAAGAGCGGTAGTTGCATTCTTACGGGTATGGATGTCGACAATCTCAGCAATAGAACTTTTGTACACGAAGACTCGAGCTTCGGCACCGGCTGTCAATTTGACTTGTATTTGAGGGATTCGATCTTTTACAATGATCATCCCGAAAGCATTAAGTCTACCTCAGACAAGTATCCCGAGATGGCAATACCGGCCAACTACTACACGTCTGGATTCAAGCAGTCGTGGTACACTCTCGCAGTCGACTTCGTCAACAAAAAGGTTTACGCGATTTCGACCCAAAAAAGTGGTGAAGCTTACAAACTCTTTGTGTTGGATATTTTAAAGCAGCACTACGCCATTGTGCTTACCGATTTATATGCGCCTACCGATCTGGTTCTCGATCCCGCTGTGGGATTGCTCTTCATCTCGCAGCAGTCGTCG ATTTTAAGAGCAAGTATGGATGGCTCGTTACCAACCACAATTCTGAACCGTCCCGACCTAGCACCAGTCGTGTCATTAGACAGCTCAACCCAGAGAATCTACTGGGCCACTCAGTCAGCCATCGAGAGCGTGGACTACGCCGGCAATGACCGCCGCGCAGTCGTGAAAATCAGTACCAGTCCTCCAACCGATTTGGCAAGCATCGGTAACCGAATCTTCTGGCTAACCGCTGTGTCTGCATCATCGAATAAAAAGACGTTGTGGACCTGCCAGACCAAAGGGTTGAGCGGTGCATGCGATTCAGCCAAAGATCTGCAACTTGCGGACGACTATAATGTAGGTCAGATCAAGGCCTACGATTTTCAGGAACTGTACTCTGTTGTGAGGACCAAATCGAATCCTTGCAGGAAGGATAATGGAGGATGCGAGCAGCTTTGTCTGTTGAGTAATAGCAGCAGCGAGGGTTACAGCTGTGCTTGCGAACTAGGCCAGAAGCTGAAAGAGGACCAGAAGAGTTGCACTGGAACTATCGGCCAGGGTTTCTTGATGTACGTGCAAGGCTTATTTTTCCGTAGCAGGATGATGGATCATCTTGG TATCAAGGACGAGGAGTCTCGATTCGGTGAAGCGATCTACCCTGTGGATGTTTTTACGGGCCCACTTAATAAAGCCAAGGTTATTCACTTTGCGCACGACGTACGCGAGCATCTGGCCTACTACGTTGACGACGAGGATGTGAGGGAGCTAAGTTTAGTAGAAATCAGGAAAAAACCATTCATCATCGATTCTACTTCTGATAGCGAGATTTACATTGCCACCGACTGGGTTTCAAAAACGATCTACTTCAGCATGAGCTCGTTCGAAGACTGGAGGAGAAAAAACTCGTTGCGTGTCTACCCCTACGGCTACTTTTCGAACAATAGGTATTACAAGAGTCTGGCCTCCTACAACGACCAATACAGGATTAGGAACGTTGTAGTACATCCGAATCGTGGTTATGTATTTTACATACTTACGGAGCTGAATAGCGATACCTCGAGGCTGGTGAGGATAAACAGCGATGGATCGGATAAGCAGGATTTCCTAGAGAATCGGCGAGTCAGGGAAATCGGTCTGTCGATTGACTTTCTAGAGGACAGACTGTGCTGGTTCAGTGAGGATGGAACCAAATTGGAGTACGTCAAGATCGATGGCTCGATCGATTCGTTAAGaag CATCGACATTTCAATGGTATCCGCTCCGCAAACCATGACTTTCGACAAAAGTTTCGCTTATGTCAGCAATTGGGCAAATGTCTGGCGCCTGGACAAGGCAACCGGCGCCTCAGCTGAGCGTTTAAAACACGTGAATCCAGAATCTCGAGAAATGCTGTCCGGTGTAAGCTACCACAGTCCAGAAGCACAACCTCTTATCGACAATCATCCCTGTGCTGTCAATAAAGGTGGCTGTCGGAGATTCTGCTTCGCAGTGCCTGATAGCAAAGAGCCTGTAGGACTGAAGAAGCAGTGCGGCTGTTATGACGATGAAACGCTTCAACCTGATGGAAGGACCTGTGTTTAA
- the LOC103317338 gene encoding low-density lipoprotein receptor-related protein 2-like, protein MRPTSWSDVQMFSALLKLRGSFTNSKRRRNLVLWSWIRVYDTLSKKAEIYRINSDGSGLKTFEVNDVGVSVNESSLGYDYSSRRLYWFKKDKTQIQHANIEGGDLITFNINQVSEPRSINVHRQWIYVNNEFSLWRILKETGEFAERILSKPGQDEQERISAAKGYSANLQPIPENRPCAINKGGYEVYCFGVLDDQVGGTRLKLKRVCACNQNQKLQDDKKSCKYDPDWREGA, encoded by the exons ATGAGGCCTACCTCATGGTCAGACGTCCAGATGTTTTCAGCCCTTTTGAAACTCAGGGGATCGTTCACAAATTCAAAGAGACGGAGAAACCTGGTGCTTTGGTCGTGGATCCGCGTCTATGACACATTGAGTAAGAAAGCTGAGATTTACAGGATTAACTCGGATGGTTCTGGATTGAAGACTTTCGAGGTTAACGACGTTGGTGTCAGTGTGAATGAATCTAGTCTTGGTTATGACTATAGTTCGAGGAGACTTTATTGGTTCAAAAAAGATAAAACACAGATCCAGCACGCGAACATCGAGGGTGGTGATTTAATCACATTTAACATCAATCAAGTTTCAGAGCCTAGGTCTATCAATGTTCATCGTCAATGGATATACGTTAACAATGA ATTCAGTCTCTGGAGAATCTTAAAGGAAACAGGGGAGTTCGCCGAGAGAATTCTATCGAAGCCTGGACAGGATGAGCAAGAGAGGATCTCGGCCGCGAAAGGATATAGCGCCAATCTTCAGCCAATTCCTGAGAATCGTCCATGTGCCATAAACAAAGGAGGTTACGAAGTTTATTgcttcggggtgcttgatgaTCAAGTCGGGGGAACGAGATTGAAGCTGAAGAGAGTCTGCGCTTGCAATCAAAACCAAAAACTTCAGGATGATAAAAAGAGCTGCAAATATGACCCTGACTGGCGCGAGGGAGCTTGA
- the LOC103317333 gene encoding low-density lipoprotein receptor-related protein 6-like, whose amino-acid sequence MDGSNMTKILENPRLASVLSIDRSVKRIYWSSQSNIESVDYAGANRQVITSITSLPLSLTVIRGQIIWLTINLTGRKMLWTCRLNKTTGSCDSVRELQLNNNENMFKIKGYDSEEISSIMNSTSNPCTTDNGGCEQFCLLSNSVRKGYSCACKSDQRLKEDKKSCVGPTDQAFLMYVQGAFARGKMLDHLGANDSEELRFGEAIYPVGLRLLPLDKYDTIYFAYDVRERLIYQVEKGSVVETSLIEYDRQPALIDIIPKSEALYLTTDWVSKLIYVCTNMAKKSSANEIRIYPYHYYANMESYKILVQFEKKYRLGSIVAHPNRGYVFFILAELGATSIQTRIVRTNSDGTGKHFFLENERLQRFGLAIDFLDDRLYWFSKDGTELKSIKVDGSMDSLRSINISMISYPMSMSFDKNFAYVGNWTHVWRLDKATGASAVHLKHVNPDMQDFLSGVSYHNLAAQPIIDNHPCVIDKGGCQTFCFAVPDEKTPKKLNKKCGCFEGENLQFDGKSCV is encoded by the exons ATGGACGGATCAAACATGACCAAGATTCTGGAAAACCCCCGTCTGGCATCAGTTTTATCGATAGACAGATCGGTCAAACGAATCTACTGGTCAAGCCAGTCAAACATCGAAAGTGTAGACTACGCTGGTGCAAATCGTCAAGTGATCACATCGATTACTTCACTTCCGTTGAGCCTGACAGTTATCCGTGGCCAGATCATCTGGTTGACGATTAATCTTACAGGTCGGAAAATGCTTTGGACCTGTAGACTCAACAAAACTACGGGTTCGTGCGATTCTGTTAGGGAATTACAGCTTAATAACAATGAAAATATGTTTAAGATAAAGGGCTACGACTCCGAAGAGATATCCTCTATAATGAATTCTACATCGAACCCTTGTACAACGGACAACGGAGGATGTGAACAGTTCTGTCTGTTAAGTAACAGCGTTAGGAAGGGTTACAGTTGTGCCTGCAAATCAGACCAAAGGTTAAAGGAAGATAAGAAGAGTTGTGTCGGACCTACCGATCAAGCTTTTCTCATGTACGTGCAAGGCGCCTTTGCTCGAGGAAAGATGCTCGATCATCTTGG GGCTAACGACAGCGAAGAATTGAGATTTGGCGAAGCAATTTACCCGGTGGGCTTGCGGCTACTTCCATTAGACAAATACGACACGATTTACTTTGCTTACGACGTACGTGAGCGCCTGATTTACCAAGTCGAGAAGGGCAGTGTAGTAGAGACTAGCCTAATAGAGTATGACCGACAGCCTGCCCTTATCGACATCATACCAAAAAGCGAGGCGCTGTACTTAACGACTGACTGGGTTTCCAAACTCATCTACGTATGCACGAACATGGCTAAAAAGTCAAGCGCTAACGAAATCCGCATTTACCCGTACCATTATTATGCAAACATGGAGAGCTACAAGATCCTGGTTCAGTTTGAAAAGAAGTACAGACTGGGAAGCATCGTTGCTCATCCAAATCGTGGTTACGTGTTTTTCATATTGGCCGAGTTGGGAGCCACCAGTATTCAAACAAGGATTGTAAGGACAAACAGCGATGGTACAGGCAAGCACTTCTTCCTGGAAAATGAACGGTTACAGAGATTTGGTTTGGCGATTGATTTTCTGGACGATAGACTGTACTGGTTCAGTAAAGACGGAACAGAGTTGAAAAGCATCAAGGTTGATGGCTCCATGGATTCTTTAAGAAG CATCAACATATCAATGATATCCTATCCAATGTCCATGAGCTTCGACAAAAACTTCGCCTATGTGGGCAACTGGACACACGTCTGGCGCCTGGATAAGGCAACCGGAGCTTCAGCCGTTCACTTGAAACACGTGAATCCAGACATGCAGGATTTTCTATCTGGTGTAAGCTACCACAATCTTGCGGCTCAACCGATTATCGATAATCATCCCTGTGTCATTGACAAAGGCGGCTGTCAGACTTTCTGCTTTGCCGTTCCCGACGAAAAAACTCCCAAAAAGTTGAATAAGAAGTGCGGATGTTTCGAGGGGGAAAATCTACAGTTTGATGGAAAAAGTTGTGTCTGA
- the LOC107980527 gene encoding uncharacterized protein LOC107980527 isoform X2, with amino-acid sequence MIYVSMSSYDDVATKIKNELRVYLYGYYFNPIVEYKNRHYKSLLRYDDQYRLRSVVAHPNRGYMFYVLTEVKSNTSRLVRINSDGSDRQYFLANRRVREIGLTIDFLEDRLCWFSEDGTKLESVKIDGSIDSLRR; translated from the coding sequence ATGATCTACGTTAGCATGAGCTCCTATGATGACGTCGCCACGAAGATAAAAAACGAGTTGCGCGTCTACCTCTACGGCTACTACTTCAACCCAATTGTAGAATACAAAAATCGACATTACAAAAGTCTGCTCCGCTACGACGATCAATACAGACTTAGAAGCGTTGTAGCCCATCCAAACCGTGGCTACATGTTCTACGTACTTACGGAAGTGAAAAGCAATACTTCGAGGCTGGTGAGGATCAACAGCGATGGATCGGATAGGCAGTACTTCCTGGCCAATCGCCGTGTTAGGGAAATCGGCCTGACGATTGACTTTCTAGAGGACAGACTGTGCTGGTTCAGTGAGGATGGGACCAAGTTGGAGAGCGTTAAAATTGATGGCTCGATTGATTCGTTAAGAAGGTAG